Proteins encoded in a region of the Deltaproteobacteria bacterium genome:
- a CDS encoding CoA transferase: MKALDHIKVLDLTQFEAGPSCTELLAFLGAEVIKVEPPKNGEQGRYLITDKPGLDSPYFLLLNANKKSITINLKNEQGLALIKQLLLHFDVMVENYGPGAVQNLGLSYEVVSAINPRIVYAQVKGFGTYGPYSGYKSFDMIAQATGGAMSVTGTAETEPLRPGPTIGDTGTGVHCAVGILAALLQRDKTGRGQRLEVAMQDAVLNLSRIGLMGHYYGDIPAQRRGNRVAGLAPTDLYPCSPGGRNDYAYLITTTKEMWEGLVNAMGRPELLADLRFSDQRSRAQHTEELFEIVVSWTRQHSKFEVMRILGEAGVPCGAVLDSGDILSNEHLKARGMIQTIEHPTRGSFTMPGCAVQMSDSPAEVRPAPLLGQHNGEVLGNLLGLTAADLAGLKENGAI, from the coding sequence ATGAAAGCACTGGATCACATCAAAGTTTTGGATCTCACCCAGTTTGAAGCCGGACCATCGTGCACGGAACTGCTGGCTTTTCTGGGAGCCGAAGTTATCAAAGTGGAGCCGCCGAAGAACGGCGAACAAGGCCGCTATCTCATCACCGACAAGCCTGGACTCGACTCGCCCTACTTTCTCCTTCTGAACGCCAATAAGAAAAGCATCACCATTAACCTGAAGAACGAACAGGGACTCGCACTGATCAAGCAGCTTCTTCTCCACTTCGATGTGATGGTGGAAAATTACGGTCCCGGGGCGGTGCAGAACCTCGGACTCAGTTACGAAGTCGTCAGCGCCATTAACCCCAGGATCGTCTATGCCCAGGTGAAAGGGTTCGGGACCTATGGCCCCTACTCCGGCTACAAGAGCTTCGATATGATCGCCCAAGCCACTGGCGGCGCCATGAGCGTCACCGGCACCGCTGAGACCGAACCCCTGCGACCAGGCCCCACCATCGGTGACACCGGCACCGGCGTGCATTGCGCAGTCGGCATTCTCGCTGCACTGCTGCAACGGGACAAAACCGGTCGTGGCCAACGCCTCGAAGTCGCCATGCAAGACGCCGTGTTGAACCTGTCTCGTATCGGCTTGATGGGCCATTACTATGGCGACATCCCAGCGCAACGCCGCGGAAATCGTGTGGCCGGGCTCGCCCCAACCGACCTGTACCCGTGCTCGCCGGGCGGTCGCAATGACTACGCCTATCTCATTACCACCACCAAGGAGATGTGGGAGGGACTCGTCAATGCGATGGGCCGGCCGGAACTGCTTGCGGACCTGCGCTTCAGCGATCAGCGCTCGCGTGCTCAGCATACCGAGGAACTTTTCGAGATCGTCGTTTCATGGACTCGGCAACACAGCAAATTTGAAGTGATGCGTATTCTGGGCGAAGCCGGCGTTCCCTGCGGAGCCGTGCTCGATAGCGGCGATATTTTGTCCAACGAACATCTGAAAGCGCGCGGCATGATCCAGACGATCGAACATCCCACGCGCGGCAGTTTCACCATGCCCGGATGCGCCGTGCAAATGTCGGATTCCCCAGCTGAGGTGCGGCCAGCTCCCTTGCTCGGGCAACACAATGGTGAGGTCCTCGGCAACCTGTTGGGGCTGACCGCCGCCGATCTTGCCGGCTTAAAAGAAAACGGCGCGATCTAA
- a CDS encoding DUF192 domain-containing protein, which yields MLRPYSIVPSYRGVRAGLSVLSFLVFLVLSSACASSNLPQVVVYSASGTPVRVAVEIADTPTKRNFGLMYRRDLSAVQGMLFLFPREEPQSFWMRNTPLPLDIIFISAARTIVSITANTTPFSETPLPSDGPAQFVLEVNAGFCQQHGIAVGGRVELPEVGAR from the coding sequence ATGCTTCGCCCCTACTCAATCGTGCCCTCTTATCGTGGGGTTCGTGCCGGACTTTCCGTCCTCTCCTTCCTTGTCTTTCTCGTCCTCTCGTCGGCATGCGCCTCCTCCAATCTCCCCCAGGTTGTCGTGTATTCGGCAAGCGGGACGCCGGTGCGTGTCGCGGTAGAGATTGCCGATACCCCAACGAAGCGCAACTTTGGCCTGATGTATCGCCGCGATCTGTCGGCAGTCCAAGGCATGCTGTTCCTGTTTCCGCGCGAAGAACCCCAGTCTTTTTGGATGAGGAATACACCTCTTCCTCTGGATATCATTTTCATCAGTGCGGCACGGACCATCGTGAGCATCACCGCCAACACCACCCCCTTCTCAGAAACACCCCTGCCCTCTGACGGTCCGGCGCAATTTGTCTTAGAGGTCAATGCTGGGTTTTGCCAACAACATGGGATTGCGGTCGGCGGACGTGTCGAGCTTCCCGAAGTAGGGGCGAGGTAA
- a CDS encoding acyl-CoA carboxylase subunit beta, translating to MGLKENLEELKIRNDEALQGGGADRIQRHHDAGKLTARERLDLLLDPGSFVELDRLKTHRCTDFDMDKKKTPGDGVVTGYGAVDGRQIFVFSQDFTVFGGSLSSAFSEKVCKVMDLAMKTGCPVVGINDSGGARIQEGVVSLAGYADIFLRNVLSSGVVPQISAIMGPCAGGAVYSPAMTDFIFMVENSSYMFITGPEVIKTVTHEEVTMEELGGASAHGTKSGVAHFSSPNERESIHAIRELLSFLPSNNTEDPPLRPNGDDPNRRDEKLNTLVPDNSNKPYDIKDLISTVVDENYFLEVQQDFARNIVVGFARLGGRSVGIVANQPAYLAGVLDINASTKGGRFVRFCDCFNIPIVTFVDVPGFLPGTSQEYGGIIRHGAKLLYAYCEATVPKLSIITRKAYGGAYVVMSSKTIRGDINLAYPTAEIAVMGPDGAVNIIFRDEIRKAKDPATERERLVNDYRQKFANPFKAAELGYIDEVIMPADTRPRLIRALDMLQNKHEQNPRKKHGNIPL from the coding sequence ATGGGTTTGAAGGAAAACTTAGAAGAGCTAAAAATCCGCAATGACGAAGCCTTGCAAGGAGGTGGCGCGGATCGCATTCAACGTCACCATGATGCGGGAAAATTGACGGCGCGCGAGCGGCTTGATTTGCTCCTCGATCCAGGGAGTTTCGTCGAGTTGGACCGGTTGAAAACGCACCGCTGCACCGACTTCGACATGGACAAGAAAAAGACGCCGGGCGACGGCGTGGTCACGGGCTACGGTGCAGTAGACGGGCGACAAATTTTTGTATTTTCTCAGGATTTTACCGTTTTTGGTGGCAGTTTATCGAGCGCCTTCTCCGAGAAGGTCTGTAAAGTGATGGATCTCGCCATGAAGACTGGCTGCCCGGTGGTGGGTATTAACGATTCCGGCGGCGCACGTATCCAAGAAGGTGTGGTCAGTCTAGCCGGGTATGCGGATATCTTCCTCCGTAACGTGTTGTCATCCGGGGTGGTGCCGCAAATCTCGGCGATCATGGGGCCATGCGCGGGTGGCGCGGTGTACTCGCCGGCGATGACGGATTTCATTTTTATGGTGGAGAACAGCAGCTATATGTTCATCACCGGGCCGGAAGTCATCAAAACGGTCACCCACGAAGAAGTCACCATGGAGGAACTCGGAGGCGCCAGCGCGCACGGTACGAAAAGCGGCGTAGCGCATTTCTCGTCGCCCAACGAGCGAGAAAGCATTCACGCCATCCGAGAACTGCTGAGCTTCCTGCCCAGCAACAACACGGAAGATCCGCCCCTGCGTCCGAATGGCGACGACCCCAACCGCCGTGACGAGAAACTTAACACGCTAGTGCCCGATAATTCGAACAAGCCTTACGATATCAAAGACCTCATCAGCACCGTCGTTGACGAGAACTATTTCCTCGAAGTCCAGCAAGATTTTGCCCGCAACATCGTCGTCGGTTTCGCACGGCTCGGCGGGCGTTCGGTCGGCATTGTCGCCAACCAACCGGCGTATCTTGCTGGCGTGCTGGACATCAACGCCTCGACTAAAGGCGGGCGGTTCGTTCGCTTCTGCGATTGCTTCAATATCCCTATCGTCACCTTCGTGGATGTCCCCGGGTTTCTGCCTGGTACATCACAGGAGTACGGCGGCATCATCCGTCATGGGGCCAAACTCCTCTATGCCTATTGCGAAGCCACCGTACCGAAGCTGTCGATCATCACGCGGAAAGCCTACGGCGGTGCCTATGTTGTCATGTCCAGTAAAACCATTCGCGGTGACATCAACCTCGCCTATCCAACTGCGGAGATCGCGGTCATGGGTCCTGACGGTGCAGTGAATATCATCTTTCGCGATGAAATCCGCAAAGCAAAAGATCCTGCCACCGAGCGCGAACGGCTTGTCAACGATTACCGGCAGAAGTTTGCCAACCCCTTCAAGGCGGCGGAGTTAGGGTACATCGACGAAGTCATCATGCCAGCGGACACACGCCCGCGCCTCATCCGCGCGCTCGACATGTTGCAGAACAAACACGAGCAAAACCCGCGCAAGAAGCACGGGAATATTCCGCTGTAA
- the accC gene encoding acetyl-CoA carboxylase biotin carboxylase subunit, whose product MFKRILIANRGEIAVRVIRACRELGVETVAVYSDVDRTALHVQYADHAVHIGPSPSAESYLVVAKIIDAAKKSGAEAIHPGYGFLSERAHFARACKDAGLVFIGPPPEAIEKMGDKVTARQIMQKAGVPVVPGTDVLGQEEEVIQAAERIGFPVMFKASAGGGGKGMRLVKSKEEVVSALRGVRSEAKSSFGDDRMYMEKFVEKPRHVEVQVMADSYGHTIHLYERECSLQRRHQKVIEESPSLAIGDAVREQMGKVAVEAAKAVNYVGAGTVEFLVDAHQNFYFLEMNTRIQVEHPVTELVTGVDLVKLQIEIAAGSHLPFQQKDIQQRGWAVECRIYAEDPARDFFPSPGKIEILRTPGGNGIRDDGGVYEGWEVPIHYDPMISKLCAYGRTREEAIQRMLRALQEYTVEGIVTNIPFHRWALTHPRFLAGDLDTGFIPQEFHGLPVEEDEFHQDVLLAAAALAAYHKDQAIARTLPQASGKAGLSAWRSRGWR is encoded by the coding sequence ATGTTCAAACGCATTCTGATCGCCAACCGAGGAGAAATCGCCGTCCGCGTTATCCGCGCGTGCCGCGAACTCGGCGTGGAAACCGTCGCAGTCTATTCCGATGTCGACCGTACGGCTCTTCACGTCCAATATGCCGACCATGCCGTGCACATCGGCCCGTCCCCTTCCGCCGAGAGCTATTTGGTGGTCGCCAAAATCATCGATGCGGCGAAAAAATCCGGTGCGGAAGCAATCCACCCCGGCTACGGCTTTCTGTCGGAGCGTGCCCATTTTGCCCGGGCCTGCAAAGACGCTGGTCTGGTCTTTATCGGCCCTCCTCCTGAAGCCATCGAAAAAATGGGGGATAAGGTCACCGCGCGCCAGATCATGCAAAAGGCGGGCGTGCCCGTCGTGCCGGGAACTGATGTGCTCGGTCAGGAAGAAGAAGTCATCCAAGCCGCCGAACGGATCGGGTTCCCGGTCATGTTCAAAGCCTCGGCTGGCGGCGGCGGCAAAGGTATGCGACTCGTCAAAAGTAAGGAGGAAGTCGTTTCGGCCTTGCGCGGCGTGCGCTCCGAAGCCAAATCTTCTTTCGGCGATGACCGCATGTACATGGAAAAATTCGTCGAGAAGCCGCGCCACGTGGAAGTCCAAGTCATGGCCGACAGCTACGGCCATACCATCCACCTCTACGAACGCGAATGTTCTTTGCAACGCCGACATCAGAAAGTCATTGAGGAGTCCCCTTCCCTGGCGATCGGCGATGCCGTTCGCGAGCAGATGGGAAAAGTCGCCGTCGAGGCAGCGAAGGCAGTGAACTATGTCGGGGCCGGGACGGTCGAGTTCCTGGTCGATGCCCATCAGAACTTTTACTTCCTGGAGATGAACACGCGCATCCAAGTCGAGCACCCGGTGACGGAATTGGTCACCGGTGTGGACTTGGTGAAATTGCAAATCGAAATCGCCGCCGGCTCCCATCTTCCGTTTCAGCAAAAAGACATTCAGCAGCGCGGCTGGGCAGTCGAGTGTCGTATCTACGCCGAGGACCCGGCGCGTGACTTCTTCCCCTCTCCCGGGAAAATCGAGATTCTCCGTACTCCGGGCGGCAACGGCATTCGCGATGACGGTGGTGTCTATGAAGGATGGGAAGTGCCTATCCATTACGATCCGATGATTTCCAAGCTCTGCGCGTACGGACGTACCCGCGAAGAGGCCATTCAGCGCATGCTGCGCGCGTTGCAAGAATACACTGTGGAAGGTATCGTCACCAACATTCCTTTCCATCGCTGGGCGCTCACGCATCCCCGCTTTCTGGCTGGTGACCTCGACACTGGCTTTATTCCTCAAGAGTTTCATGGTCTACCAGTAGAAGAAGACGAATTCCATCAAGACGTACTGCTGGCGGCGGCGGCGTTAGCGGCCTATCACAAGGACCAAGCGATCGCGCGCACGCTGCCACAAGCCAGTGGAAAAGCCGGCCTATCCGCGTGGCGTTCGAGAGGATGGCGGTAG
- a CDS encoding biotin/lipoyl-binding protein — protein sequence MAYIVTLGEQTHRIEVQELEEDHLYRIKIDDKELTVDGRKLTAHMYSLLVNQQSFTVDVTSKDDNYTVANAGKSFQLKVLDERRASRSGEGGASREGGKEIRSFMPGKVVEVLVAVGDDIAKDQGVLIIEAMKMENEVRATASGKVKEIRVSPNQTVESGELLVVLE from the coding sequence ATGGCTTATATCGTAACCCTCGGGGAGCAGACGCACCGGATCGAAGTGCAAGAGCTGGAAGAGGATCACCTCTACCGAATTAAGATCGACGATAAAGAACTCACGGTGGACGGTCGCAAGCTGACCGCTCACATGTACTCCTTGCTGGTCAATCAGCAATCCTTCACGGTCGATGTCACGTCGAAAGACGACAACTATACCGTCGCCAATGCTGGGAAAAGCTTTCAACTCAAAGTGCTCGATGAACGACGCGCCTCTCGCTCTGGAGAAGGCGGTGCCAGCCGTGAAGGAGGGAAGGAAATTCGCTCTTTCATGCCAGGAAAAGTGGTGGAGGTACTGGTTGCGGTTGGCGATGACATCGCCAAAGACCAAGGCGTATTGATTATCGAAGCCATGAAGATGGAAAACGAAGTGCGTGCCACCGCATCCGGCAAGGTGAAAGAAATTCGCGTTTCCCCCAACCAAACCGTCGAATCCGGTGAGCTGCTGGTTGTGCTGGAGTAG
- a CDS encoding FAD-dependent thymidylate synthase, with protein sequence MEEFSPTEQQHLSPFFTNLTAPIFGLKLPQEVAGALFSRYSRSNKSLRRIFLDEFLGNADLPLPAAQADSADQHETALKKARAFYDRVLIGYGDDSVAQLGGAHVACENISNVAANLLEDARIGIAPLEKSTRYVRFDQKGSDGDYLFAKEPMIMASRHRDDYLSVMRLLFDTYAAQMEPMIAFVREILPIETVEWKHPQTGEPLTYHEAKKNEQLRRWADTAYRATVRAQACDILRSYLPAATLTNVGIFGVGQAFEHLLNKLYSHELTEARTIAAGMHESLNHLIPSFVKRARRSEYLADTQAALRSRAASLFAATPVAAPSQAVTLVDYEQDAEEKILAAMVYPHVRHSLSQLRQIVAAMSAEQREALLVEYLQRRRHRRDKPGRALEQVFYTFDVIGNLGLYRDLHRHRLLTQERQNFTTSHGYDTPDELATTEFKSAFERGMEAADRLYRRLYQDHPQEAQYVVPFAYRVRWYMKMNLREAVHIGELRTLPQGHPDYRLIVQEMGRHIERVHPTLARAAAFIDWNTYRLGRLQSEMRSEYKKAAIGSQ encoded by the coding sequence ATGGAAGAATTTTCCCCCACCGAACAGCAGCATCTTTCCCCGTTCTTCACCAACCTCACCGCGCCGATTTTTGGCCTCAAGCTCCCGCAAGAAGTCGCGGGCGCTCTCTTCTCTCGTTACAGCAGATCCAATAAGAGCCTGCGTCGGATTTTCCTCGATGAATTTCTCGGCAACGCCGATCTTCCGCTCCCAGCCGCCCAGGCGGACTCGGCAGACCAACACGAGACGGCGCTGAAAAAAGCCCGCGCATTTTATGATCGCGTCCTCATCGGTTACGGCGACGATTCCGTTGCCCAGCTTGGCGGCGCTCATGTTGCCTGCGAAAACATTTCCAATGTTGCCGCGAACCTACTCGAAGACGCGCGTATCGGCATTGCCCCGCTAGAGAAATCCACTCGCTACGTGCGCTTCGACCAGAAAGGTTCGGATGGCGACTACCTTTTCGCCAAAGAGCCGATGATTATGGCCTCGCGGCATCGCGACGATTATCTCTCGGTCATGCGCCTCCTCTTCGACACCTACGCGGCACAAATGGAACCGATGATCGCCTTCGTGCGTGAAATCCTGCCGATTGAGACCGTCGAGTGGAAACACCCGCAAACCGGCGAGCCGCTAACCTATCACGAGGCTAAAAAAAACGAGCAACTGCGGCGCTGGGCGGACACCGCCTATCGTGCCACTGTGCGCGCGCAAGCCTGCGATATTCTCCGTTCTTACCTCCCGGCGGCAACGTTGACGAACGTGGGGATCTTCGGCGTCGGCCAAGCGTTCGAGCATTTGCTGAATAAGCTGTACTCGCACGAGCTGACGGAAGCGCGGACCATCGCCGCCGGCATGCATGAATCTTTGAACCACCTTATTCCCTCGTTCGTCAAACGCGCCCGACGTAGCGAGTATCTCGCCGACACCCAGGCGGCGCTACGCTCCCGCGCCGCCTCGTTGTTCGCGGCAACACCAGTCGCTGCTCCCAGTCAAGCCGTTACGCTGGTCGATTACGAACAAGACGCGGAAGAAAAGATCCTCGCGGCGATGGTGTATCCACACGTCCGTCATTCGCTGTCGCAGCTGCGTCAGATCGTGGCAGCGATGTCGGCGGAGCAACGAGAAGCGCTGCTCGTCGAATATCTGCAACGCCGCCGTCACCGTCGCGACAAGCCTGGACGCGCACTCGAGCAGGTATTTTACACATTCGATGTTATCGGAAATTTAGGGCTCTACCGCGACCTGCATCGCCATCGCCTGCTCACGCAAGAGCGGCAAAATTTTACGACGTCTCATGGCTACGACACACCAGACGAGCTGGCAACCACCGAATTCAAGTCGGCATTCGAGCGCGGCATGGAAGCGGCGGACCGACTCTACCGCCGCCTCTACCAAGACCATCCTCAGGAAGCACAGTACGTCGTGCCGTTTGCGTATCGCGTACGTTGGTACATGAAAATGAACCTGCGCGAAGCCGTGCATATAGGGGAACTGCGCACCTTGCCCCAAGGACATCCCGACTACCGCCTCATTGTCCAAGAGATGGGGCGACACATCGAGCGCGTGCACCCCACCCTCGCCCGCGCCGCCGCGTTCATCGACTGGAACACCTACCGTTTGGGACGATTGCAGTCGGAGATGCGGAGCGAATATAAGAAGGCAGCGATCGGCAGTCAGTAG
- a CDS encoding clan AA aspartic protease, with protein MGSIHVTVALKNLAPAGGIYEVDFLVDTGATDSLAPADELKKIGMRPVGKMSYELADGTLHEYEFGLTQIEFMGEVTAGRVIFGPSGAEPILGVTALESVGITIDPTNRTLKGFFSAGRSMLRPYRGNGRKLSNRVIASD; from the coding sequence CTGGGATCCATACACGTGACCGTTGCTCTAAAAAATTTAGCGCCTGCCGGAGGAATCTACGAGGTCGACTTCCTTGTCGATACTGGAGCGACCGATTCTCTCGCGCCTGCCGATGAATTGAAAAAAATAGGAATGCGGCCCGTGGGAAAGATGAGCTATGAGCTAGCGGACGGCACTCTGCACGAGTACGAGTTCGGCTTGACGCAGATCGAGTTCATGGGGGAGGTGACGGCAGGGCGAGTCATTTTCGGACCAAGCGGAGCAGAACCGATCCTCGGGGTGACGGCGCTCGAATCGGTGGGGATTACCATCGATCCGACCAACCGTACCCTCAAGGGGTTCTTTTCGGCTGGGCGCAGCATGCTGCGCCCCTACAGGGGCAATGGCAGGAAGTTAAGCAACCGTGTCATTGCGAGCGACTGA
- the ispH gene encoding 4-hydroxy-3-methylbut-2-enyl diphosphate reductase: MKILVAETAGFCWGVRRALDQAVDLAKKIDGPVQTFGPLIHNAQVLEELTEQNIHAVENLTDIHGGTVLVRAHGIRPETFDQLRATGAEVYDATCPLVRKVQKIITKYGNDGYDVVVVGDDHHAEVVGLRGYAAARCFVVADEKEAATLPEFDKVCVVSQTTQNDDTFARTVDVIKQKTRILRSTNTVCEPTRDHQRETIDLARRVDLMVVVGGRHSANTCRLADLAAQEGPRVLHIETDAELQESDFSSCTAVGITAGASTPEWMINRVVEKIETFNPETTSRISSGLKSFLGVLAASNIYVGLGAASLTLAASLLLHPPISRAELWPLMLTAGLFILAMHTVNRYQERSHYSGWGTFSPRSFQRLQQVMLWVGILALMTSLGLAFSLGLNQFLALAAFGLLGALYAVKLIPLSWARCLMGIRRLKDLPASRDLGTALGWTVAAGILPLLTVGTTSPLRATGVLGFVFLLVFLRSALIGVRDVQGDKIMGMETIFKVVGKRRTKTVLVSVVAALTVLLLGLTFPWRGLPLAGFLFTVVPYICGVSWLYHQRLLPKGAAGEILVDGQFLLAGIMAFVWHLSR, from the coding sequence ATGAAAATTCTCGTTGCCGAAACCGCCGGATTTTGCTGGGGGGTGAGACGCGCACTTGATCAGGCCGTTGACCTGGCCAAGAAAATCGACGGGCCGGTGCAAACCTTCGGTCCGCTCATTCACAACGCGCAGGTGTTGGAAGAACTCACGGAACAAAATATCCATGCCGTCGAAAACTTGACCGACATTCACGGCGGCACGGTGCTCGTCCGCGCCCACGGTATCCGCCCAGAGACCTTCGACCAACTGCGAGCCACCGGCGCGGAAGTCTATGACGCCACCTGTCCGCTCGTACGCAAAGTGCAGAAAATTATCACCAAGTACGGCAACGACGGCTACGATGTCGTCGTGGTCGGCGACGATCACCACGCCGAGGTGGTCGGCTTGCGCGGTTACGCCGCCGCGCGCTGTTTTGTGGTCGCGGACGAAAAGGAAGCCGCCACGCTGCCCGAGTTCGATAAAGTCTGCGTCGTGTCGCAAACCACGCAAAATGACGATACCTTCGCGCGGACCGTCGATGTCATCAAGCAAAAAACTCGCATCCTTCGCTCGACCAACACTGTCTGCGAACCCACACGAGATCATCAACGCGAAACCATCGACCTCGCGCGGCGCGTGGACTTAATGGTCGTCGTGGGAGGTCGACACAGCGCCAACACCTGCCGGCTGGCGGATTTAGCCGCGCAAGAAGGACCGCGAGTGTTGCACATCGAAACCGACGCGGAGCTACAAGAATCCGATTTTTCTTCTTGCACAGCCGTCGGTATCACTGCCGGAGCCTCCACTCCGGAATGGATGATCAATCGTGTGGTGGAAAAAATCGAGACGTTTAACCCGGAAACGACCAGCCGCATCAGTAGCGGGCTGAAATCGTTCCTCGGCGTCTTGGCTGCCAGCAACATCTATGTCGGTCTTGGGGCGGCCTCGCTCACCCTCGCTGCGAGCCTGCTCTTGCATCCGCCGATTTCTCGCGCCGAATTATGGCCGTTGATGCTGACTGCCGGGCTCTTCATTCTCGCCATGCACACCGTCAACCGCTACCAAGAGCGCTCTCATTATAGCGGCTGGGGCACGTTCTCTCCGCGTTCTTTTCAGCGGCTGCAACAGGTGATGTTGTGGGTGGGTATTCTCGCGCTTATGACGTCGTTGGGCTTGGCGTTTTCTCTGGGGCTGAACCAATTTCTTGCGCTGGCGGCATTCGGACTCTTGGGCGCTTTGTACGCGGTGAAACTCATTCCCCTCTCGTGGGCGCGGTGCCTTATGGGCATTCGCCGCCTCAAGGATCTCCCGGCGTCTCGCGATCTTGGTACGGCTCTCGGATGGACGGTGGCAGCCGGGATTCTTCCCCTACTAACGGTAGGCACCACTTCTCCGCTGCGCGCGACCGGCGTCCTTGGGTTTGTGTTTCTTCTCGTCTTCCTGCGTTCGGCCTTAATCGGCGTCCGCGATGTACAAGGCGACAAGATCATGGGCATGGAGACAATCTTCAAGGTGGTCGGGAAACGGCGCACGAAAACGGTGCTGGTCAGTGTGGTCGCCGCCCTCACCGTTCTCTTGCTGGGGCTCACGTTTCCGTGGCGTGGGCTTCCGTTAGCAGGGTTTCTCTTTACGGTCGTCCCGTATATTTGCGGCGTGAGTTGGCTGTATCACCAACGCCTGCTGCCGAAAGGTGCCGCCGGGGAAATTCTTGTCGACGGACAGTTCCTTCTGGCCGGCATCATGGCCTTCGTCTGGCACCTCTCGCGCTAA
- a CDS encoding cupin domain-containing protein, with protein sequence MNYSLFPVLAGIASMLALAPMLSPAFAQAAEAARFVRPQQTTTYIEPNSKSTIRVLIDEKLGGTKEVSIAELIIPPGVDVPDHVHQATEIFYILSGELEQTSEGKVQKLTAGMTALVPANTTTHHKVTSKKPVRALVIWAPGGEEQRIVERWQKK encoded by the coding sequence ATGAATTATTCGCTATTCCCCGTGCTCGCCGGCATCGCCAGTATGTTGGCGTTGGCACCCATGCTCTCTCCTGCCTTCGCACAAGCAGCGGAAGCAGCGCGTTTTGTCCGCCCCCAACAGACGACGACCTACATCGAACCGAATAGCAAGAGCACGATTCGCGTGCTCATCGACGAGAAATTAGGCGGGACGAAGGAAGTCTCGATAGCGGAGCTGATCATTCCACCGGGAGTGGACGTTCCCGACCATGTCCACCAAGCGACGGAGATTTTCTACATACTCTCTGGAGAACTCGAACAAACGAGCGAAGGAAAAGTGCAAAAGCTGACCGCCGGCATGACCGCACTCGTGCCTGCGAATACGACCACGCACCACAAAGTCACTTCAAAAAAGCCGGTTCGTGCGTTAGTCATCTGGGCTCCTGGAGGAGAAGAACAGCGGATCGTCGAGCGCTGGCAAAAGAAGTAG